In Carya illinoinensis chloroplast, complete genome, one DNA window encodes the following:
- the ndhE gene encoding NADH dehydrogenase subunit 4L — MMLEHVLVVSAYLFSIGIYGLITSRNMVRALMCLELILNAVNINFVTFSDFFDSRQLKGNIFSIFVIAIAAAEAAIGPAIVSAIYRNKKSTRINQSNLLNK, encoded by the coding sequence ATGATGCTCGAACATGTACTTGTTGTGAGTGCCTATTTATTTTCTATCGGTATCTATGGATTGATCACAAGTCGAAATATGGTTAGAGCCCTTATGTGTCTTGAACTTATACTGAATGCAGTTAATATAAATTTCGTAACATTTTCTGATTTTTTTGATAGTCGCCAATTAAAAGGAAATATTTTTTCAATTTTTGTTATAGCTATTGCAGCCGCTGAAGCAGCTATTGGACCAGCTATTGTTTCCGCAATTTATCGTAACAAAAAATCAACTCGTATAAATCAATCGAATTTGTTAAATAAGTAG
- the ndhG gene encoding NADH dehydrogenase subunit 6, whose product MDLPGPIHDFLLVFLGSGLILGGIGVVLLTNPIYSAFSLGLVLVCISLLYILSNSHFVAAAQLLIYVGAINILIIFAVMFMNDSEYYKDFHLWTVGDGVTLLVCTGIFVSLMTTILDTSWYGIIWTTRSNQIIEQDLISNSQQIGIHLSTDFFLPFELISIILLAALIGAIAVARQ is encoded by the coding sequence ATGGATTTGCCCGGACCAATACATGATTTTCTTTTAGTCTTTTTGGGATCCGGTCTTATATTAGGAGGCATAGGGGTAGTATTACTTACCAACCCAATTTATTCTGCTTTTTCGTTGGGATTGGTTCTTGTTTGTATATCCTTATTGTATATTCTATCAAACTCTCATTTTGTAGCTGCCGCACAGCTCCTTATTTACGTGGGAGCTATAAATATCTTAATTATATTTGCTGTCATGTTCATGAACGATTCAGAATATTACAAAGATTTTCATCTTTGGACCGTTGGGGATGGCGTTACTTTGTTGGTTTGTACAGGTATTTTTGTTTCACTAATGACTACTATTCTGGATACGTCATGGTACGGGATTATTTGGACTACAAGATCAAACCAAATTATAGAGCAAGATTTGATAAGTAACAGTCAACAAATTGGAATTCATTTATCAACAGATTTTTTTCTTCCATTTGAACTCATTTCGATAATTCTTTTAGCTGCTTTGATAGGCGCAATTGCTGTGGCCCGCCAGTAA
- the ndhI gene encoding NADH dehydrogenase subunit I, with product MFPMVTGVMNYGQQTVRAARYIGQSFMITLSHANRLPVTIQYPYEKLITSERFRGRIHFEFDKCIACEVCVRVCPIDLPVIDWKLETNIRKKRLLNYSIDFGICIFCGNCVEYCPTNCLSMTEEYELSTYDRHELNYNQIALGRLPISVIDDYTIRTILNSPKKISK from the coding sequence ATGTTTCCTATGGTAACTGGGGTCATGAATTATGGTCAACAAACAGTACGAGCTGCAAGGTACATTGGTCAAAGTTTCATGATTACCTTATCCCATGCAAATCGTTTACCTGTAACTATTCAATATCCTTATGAAAAATTAATCACATCAGAACGTTTCCGCGGTCGAATCCATTTTGAGTTTGATAAATGTATTGCTTGTGAAGTATGTGTTCGTGTATGCCCTATAGATCTACCTGTTATTGATTGGAAATTGGAAACTAATATTCGAAAGAAACGGTTGCTTAATTACAGTATTGATTTCGGAATCTGTATATTTTGTGGTAATTGTGTTGAGTATTGTCCAACAAATTGTTTATCAATGACTGAAGAATATGAGCTTTCTACTTATGATCGTCATGAATTGAATTATAATCAAATTGCCTTGGGTCGTTTACCAATATCAGTAATTGACGATTATACAATTCGAACAATTTTAAATTCACCTAAAAAAATAAGTAAATGA
- the ndhA gene encoding NADH dehydrogenase subunit 1, protein MVIDTTEIQDINSFYRVESLKGVYGIIWALVPILTLVLGITIGVLVIVWLEREISAGLQQRIGPEYAGPLGVLQALADGTKLLFKENLLPSRGDTSLFSIGPSIAVISILLSYLVIPFDYRLVLTDLNIGVFLWIAVSSIAPIGLLMSGYGSNNKYSFLGGLRAAAQSISYEIPLTLCVLSISLRSNSLSTVDIVEAQSKYGFWGWNLWRQPIGFIVFLISSLAECERLPFDLPEAEEELVAGYQTEYSGIKFGLFYVASYLNLLVSSLFVTVLYLGGWNISIPYIFVSELFEINKARWVFGTTIGIFITLAKTYLFLFIPITTRWTLPRLRIDQLLNLGWKFLLPISLGNLLLTTSFQLLSL, encoded by the exons ATGGTAATTGATACAACGGAAATACAAGATATTAATTCTTTTTACAGAGTGGAATCTTTAAAAGGGGTCTATGGAATTATATGGGCGCTTGTCCCTATTTTGACTCTTGTATTGGGAATCACAATAGGCGTATTAGTAATTGTATGGTTAGAAAGAGAAATATCCGCAGGGCTACAACAACGTATTGGACCTGAATACGCCGGTCCTTTAGGAGTTCTTCAAGCTCTAGCAGATGGGACAAAACTACTTTTCAAAGAGAATCTTCTTCCATCTAGAGGAGATACTAGTTTATTTAGTATCGGACCATCCATAGCAGTCATATCCATTCTGCTAAGTTATTTAGTAATTCCTTTTGACTATCGTCTTGTTTTAACCGATCTCAATATCGGAGTTTTTTTATGGATTGCGGTCTCAAGTATTGCTCCCATTGGACTTCTTATGTCAGGATATGGTTCAAATAATAAATATTCCTTTTTAGGTGGTCTACGAGCTGCTGCTCAATCGATTAGTTATGAAATACCATTAACTCTATGTGTATTATCAATATCTCTACGT TCTAACAGTTTAAGTACAGTTGATATAGTTGAGGCTCAATCAAAATATGGTTTTTGGGGGTGGAATTTGTGGCGTCAACCTATAGGGTTTATCGTTTTTCTAATTTCTTCCCTAGCAGAATGTGAGAGATTACCTTTTGATTTACCAGAAGCAGAAGAAGAATTAGTAGCAGGTTATCAAACCGAATATTCGGGCATTAAATTTGGTTTATTTTATGTTGCTTCCTATCTAAACCTATTAGTTTCTTCATTATTTGTAACAGTTCTTTACTTGGGCGGTTGGAATATCTCTATTCCGTACATATTCGTTTCTGAGCTTTTTGAAATAAATAAAGCACGCTGGGTCTTTGGAACGACAATTGGTATCTTTATTACATTAGCCAAAACTTATTTGTTCTTGTTCATTCCTATCACAACAAGATGGACTTTACCTAGGCTAAGAATAGACCAACTATTAAATTTGGGATGGAAATTTCTTTTACCTATTTCTCTTGGTAATCTATTATTAACAACTTCTTTCCAACTTCTTTCACTGTAA
- the ndhH gene encoding NADH dehydrogenase subunit 7, with translation MNIPATRKDLMIVNMGPHHPSMHGVLRLIVTLDSENVIDCEPILGYLHRGMEKIAENRTIIQYLPYVTRWDYLATMFTEAITVNGPEQLGNIQVPKRASYIRVIMLELSRIASHLLWLGPFMADIGAQTPFFYIFREREFIYDLFEAATGMRMMHNYFRIGGVAADLPHGWIDKCLDFCDYFLTGVTEYQKLITRNPIFLERVEGVGIIGRDEVINWGLSGPMLRASGIQWDLRKVDHYECYDELDWEVQWQKEGDSLARYLVRIGEMTESIKIIQQALEGIPGGPCENLELRYFDRERYPEWHDFEYRFISKKPSPIFELPKQELYVRVEAPKGELGIFLIGDQSGFPWRWKIRPPGLINLQILPQLVKRMKLADIMTILGSIDIIMGEVDR, from the coding sequence ATGAATATACCAGCTACAAGAAAAGATCTCATGATAGTCAATATGGGTCCCCACCACCCGTCAATGCATGGTGTTCTTCGACTCATCGTTACTCTGGACAGTGAAAATGTTATTGACTGTGAACCAATATTGGGTTATTTACACAGGGGGATGGAAAAAATTGCGGAAAACCGAACAATTATACAATATCTTCCTTATGTAACTCGTTGGGATTATTTAGCTACTATGTTCACAGAAGCAATAACTGTAAATGGGCCAGAACAGTTAGGAAATATTCAAGTACCTAAAAGAGCCAGTTATATCAGAGTAATTATGTTGGAATTGAGTCGTATAGCTTCTCATCTGTTATGGCTCGGCCCGTTTATGGCAGATATTGGTGCACAAACTCCTTTCTTCTATATTTTCAGAGAAAGAGAATTTATATATGATCTATTCGAAGCTGCCACTGGTATGAGAATGATGCATAATTATTTTCGTATCGGAGGAGTAGCGGCTGATCTACCTCATGGGTGGATAGATAAATGTTTGGATTTCTGCGATTATTTTTTAACAGGAGTTACTGAATATCAAAAACTTATTACACGAAATCCTATTTTTTTAGAACGCGTTGAAGGTGTAGGCATTATTGGTAGAGACGAAGTAATAAATTGGGGTTTATCAGGACCAATGTTGCGAGCTTCCGGAATACAATGGGATCTTCGTAAAGTTGATCATTATGAGTGTTACGACGAATTGGATTGGGAAGTCCAATGGCAAAAAGAAGGGGATTCATTAGCTCGTTATTTAGTCCGAATTGGTGAAATGACAGAATCCATAAAAATTATTCAACAGGCTCTAGAAGGAATTCCGGGGGGACCCTGTGAGAATTTAGAACTTCGATACTTTGATAGAGAAAGGTATCCAGAATGGCATGATTTTGAATATCGATTCATTAGTAAAAAACCTTCTCCTATTTTTGAATTGCCGAAACAAGAACTTTATGTAAGAGTCGAAGCCCCAAAGGGTGAATTGGGAATTTTTCTGATAGGGGATCAGAGTGGTTTTCCTTGGAGATGGAAAATTCGCCCGCCGGGTCTTATCAATTTGCAAATTCTTCCTCAGTTAGTTAAAAGAATGAAATTGGCTGATATTATGACAATACTAGGTAGCATAGATATCATTATGGGAGAAGTTGATCGTTGA
- the rps15 gene encoding ribosomal protein S15, which translates to MIKNAFISIFSQEEKEENRGSVEFQVLSFTNKIRRLTSHLELHRKDYLSQRGLRKMLGKRQRLLSYLSKKNRVRYKYLINQLGIRESKIR; encoded by the coding sequence ATGATAAAAAATGCATTCATTTCCATTTTTTCGCAAGAAGAAAAAGAAGAAAACAGGGGATCCGTTGAATTCCAAGTATTGAGTTTCACCAATAAAATAAGAAGACTTACTTCACATTTAGAATTGCACAGAAAAGACTATTTATCTCAAAGGGGTCTACGTAAAATGCTGGGAAAACGTCAACGGTTGCTGTCTTATTTGTCAAAAAAAAATAGAGTACGTTATAAATACTTAATTAATCAATTGGGTATTCGGGAATCCAAAATTCGTTAA